A part of Nocardioides sp. WS12 genomic DNA contains:
- a CDS encoding globin: MSDAPTFYDEIGGFETIRGIVAKFYEGVAHDVVLRPMYPEADLGPAEERFLLFLVQYWGGPTTYSEQRGHPRLRMRHAPFAVDLDARDRWLGHFRAALDNAALTPEQDKQFWDYVTHAANFMVNTTD; the protein is encoded by the coding sequence ATGAGTGACGCCCCCACCTTCTACGACGAGATCGGTGGCTTCGAGACGATCCGCGGGATCGTGGCGAAGTTCTACGAAGGTGTCGCGCACGACGTCGTACTCCGGCCGATGTATCCGGAGGCCGATCTGGGCCCGGCCGAGGAGCGCTTCCTGCTGTTCCTGGTGCAGTACTGGGGCGGCCCGACGACGTACTCCGAGCAACGGGGCCACCCGAGGCTGCGGATGCGGCATGCCCCCTTCGCCGTGGACCTCGACGCGCGCGACCGTTGGCTCGGTCACTTCCGGGCCGCGCTCGACAACGCCGCGCTCACTCCGGAGCAGGACAAGCAGTTCTGGGACTACGTCACCCACGCGGCAAACTTCATGGTCAACACGACCGACTGA
- a CDS encoding enoyl-CoA hydratase-related protein, with amino-acid sequence MTLIVSDANRVRTILLNRPEALNAFNEELYDATADALLEAAQDPSVAVVLISGNGRAFSAGTDLLEMHRIATDPDFPRGKHGFIGLLDALVDFPKPLVVAVNGLGLGIGATILGFADLAFMSTQARLKCPFTSLGVAPEAASSYLFPALVGRQNAAWALLSAEWIGAAEAQAMGLVLRVCEPDDLLPVARQHAEVLASRPISSLIAVKRTMTEPHREAIRAARDRENAAFAELMGGPANLEALAAFAEGRQPDFTQLPAGW; translated from the coding sequence ATGACGCTCATCGTCTCCGACGCAAACCGGGTCCGCACCATCCTCCTCAACCGCCCCGAGGCCCTCAACGCCTTCAATGAGGAGTTGTACGACGCCACGGCGGACGCGTTGCTCGAAGCGGCCCAGGATCCGTCGGTCGCAGTGGTGCTGATCTCCGGCAACGGCCGGGCCTTCAGCGCCGGCACCGACCTGCTCGAGATGCACCGGATCGCGACCGACCCGGACTTCCCCCGCGGCAAGCACGGCTTCATCGGCCTGCTCGACGCCCTGGTCGACTTCCCCAAGCCGCTCGTCGTGGCCGTCAACGGACTGGGCCTCGGCATCGGCGCCACGATCCTCGGGTTCGCCGACCTGGCGTTCATGTCGACGCAGGCACGCCTGAAGTGCCCGTTCACGTCACTCGGCGTCGCGCCAGAGGCCGCGTCGTCGTACCTCTTCCCGGCGCTGGTGGGCCGCCAGAACGCCGCCTGGGCCCTGCTGTCGGCGGAGTGGATCGGGGCCGCGGAGGCGCAAGCGATGGGCCTGGTGCTGAGGGTCTGCGAACCCGACGACCTGCTGCCCGTCGCGCGTCAGCACGCCGAGGTGCTGGCCTCCCGGCCGATCTCGTCGCTGATCGCCGTGAAGCGGACCATGACCGAGCCGCACCGCGAAGCGATCCGCGCAGCCCGGGATCGCGAGAACGCAGCGTTCGCTGAACTGATGGGCGGCCCCGCCAACCTGGAAGCCCTGGCCGCCTTCGCCGAAGGGCGCCAGCCCGACTTCACCCAACTGCCAGCGGGGTGGTGA
- a CDS encoding mechanosensitive ion channel family protein produces MSASTLSILSLSAAPASALSAPLVASPCADGEQVCELTFDWTGNSRLADWSDILIGKPLAILGLILLGLVARWLLHRMVDRLARRAERGVLPERVEGAVYARRKQRAATMSGVLKSIVTFIVVAIVGTMVLSELGVAIAPIIASAGILGIALGFGAQSLVRDFLAGIFIFIEDQYGVGDVVDVGEANGTVEAVTLRMTRLRDINGTVWYVPNGAIQRVGNKSQNWSRAVVDVSVGYGEDLASVQRVLRDVAHDLWQDDEFNHVIIEEPEVTGVEMLAADSVTIRVMVKTAPLEQWAVARELRQRIKARFDHEGIEIPFAQRVVWHRQDRREGDAVHTGTAAAGDEG; encoded by the coding sequence ATGTCGGCGTCCACGCTGTCCATTCTGTCCCTTTCCGCGGCCCCGGCCTCGGCTCTTTCGGCCCCGCTGGTGGCCAGTCCCTGCGCCGATGGTGAGCAGGTCTGCGAGCTGACCTTTGACTGGACGGGGAACAGCCGCCTCGCCGACTGGTCCGACATCCTGATCGGCAAGCCGCTCGCGATCCTGGGACTGATCCTGCTCGGCCTGGTCGCCCGCTGGCTGCTGCACCGGATGGTCGATCGCCTGGCTCGGCGTGCCGAGCGCGGCGTCCTGCCCGAGCGGGTCGAGGGGGCCGTCTACGCCCGGCGCAAGCAGCGCGCCGCCACCATGTCCGGCGTCCTGAAGAGCATCGTCACGTTCATCGTGGTAGCCATCGTGGGGACCATGGTGCTCAGCGAACTCGGGGTCGCCATCGCACCGATCATCGCGAGCGCCGGCATCCTCGGGATCGCGCTGGGCTTCGGCGCCCAGTCCCTGGTCCGCGACTTCCTGGCCGGCATCTTCATCTTCATCGAGGACCAGTACGGCGTCGGCGACGTGGTGGACGTCGGCGAGGCCAACGGAACGGTCGAGGCCGTCACCCTGCGGATGACGCGGCTGCGCGACATCAACGGCACCGTCTGGTACGTCCCGAACGGTGCGATCCAGCGCGTCGGCAACAAGAGCCAGAACTGGTCGCGTGCCGTCGTCGACGTCTCCGTCGGGTACGGCGAGGACCTGGCCAGCGTGCAGCGGGTGCTGCGCGACGTGGCCCACGACCTCTGGCAGGACGACGAGTTCAACCACGTGATCATCGAGGAGCCCGAGGTGACGGGCGTCGAGATGCTCGCCGCCGACTCGGTCACGATCCGCGTGATGGTGAAGACCGCACCGCTGGAGCAGTGGGCCGTGGCGCGGGAACTGCGCCAGCGGATCAAGGCCCGCTTCGACCACGAGGGCATCGAGATCCCGTTCGCGCAGCGCGTGGTCTGGCACCGGCAGGACCGTCGCGAGGGCGACGCAGTCCACACCGGTACGGCAGCCGCGGGCGACGAGGGATGA
- a CDS encoding single-stranded DNA-binding protein, with product MANETMVTIQGWIGNAPVVRDVGGVPVLNFRVGCTPRHFNKATDTWVDSETQWYGVSAWRRLAAHGAKSLRQGDPVVIHGRLNHRTYVNKNGLEAVAVEIEAFTIGHDLSRGIASFVKAPAQAPAAAPAPASVEPWGAPAAPHVAA from the coding sequence ATGGCGAACGAAACGATGGTCACGATCCAGGGCTGGATCGGGAACGCCCCGGTGGTCCGCGACGTCGGCGGGGTTCCGGTGCTGAACTTCCGGGTGGGCTGCACCCCGCGCCACTTCAACAAGGCCACCGACACCTGGGTCGACAGCGAAACCCAGTGGTACGGCGTGAGCGCGTGGCGGCGCCTTGCCGCGCACGGTGCGAAGTCGCTGAGGCAGGGTGACCCGGTCGTCATCCACGGTCGCCTCAACCACCGGACCTACGTCAACAAGAACGGTCTCGAAGCCGTCGCCGTGGAGATCGAGGCCTTCACCATCGGCCATGACCTGAGCCGCGGAATCGCGTCGTTCGTCAAGGCGCCAGCCCAGGCACCGGCCGCGGCGCCGGCTCCGGCGTCGGTCGAGCCGTGGGGAGCACCCGCAGCACCCCACGTCGCGGCCTGA
- a CDS encoding MarR family transcriptional regulator — MTADHDSIAGSTAEPRWLDDEQQQAWRSFLLGTTLLLDRLDEDLRRDHGLAVVEYEILVRLSEAGGQLRMAKLAAALAHSRSRVTHTVKRMEAADLVVRAESPEDGRGVTCQLTKNGVAMLETAAPSHVETVRQSLVDLVEPADLVALGRVMDAVCDHLIADHPERELR; from the coding sequence GTGACAGCGGACCACGACAGCATTGCGGGCTCCACCGCCGAGCCGCGCTGGCTCGATGACGAGCAGCAACAGGCCTGGCGTTCGTTCCTGCTCGGCACCACCCTGTTGCTCGACCGGCTCGACGAGGACCTGCGCCGCGACCACGGCCTGGCCGTCGTCGAGTACGAGATCCTCGTCCGCCTCTCCGAGGCCGGAGGCCAACTGCGGATGGCGAAGCTGGCCGCAGCGCTGGCGCACAGCCGGAGCCGCGTCACCCACACCGTGAAGCGGATGGAGGCCGCGGACCTCGTCGTCCGCGCCGAATCACCCGAGGACGGTCGCGGCGTCACCTGTCAGTTGACGAAGAACGGCGTCGCCATGCTGGAGACCGCCGCACCCAGCCACGTCGAGACCGTGCGCCAGTCGCTGGTCGACCTGGTGGAGCCGGCCGACCTGGTCGCCCTCGGCCGCGTCATGGACGCGGTCTGCGACCACCTCATCGCCGACCACCCGGAGCGCGAACTCCGCTGA
- a CDS encoding acetyl-CoA C-acetyltransferase, with protein sequence MPEAVIVSAARTPIGRANKGSLKDFRPDDLTALITQAALDKIPALDPNTIDDLYLGCGLPGGEAGNNMARIVTSLMGYEIPGATITRYCSSSVQTSRMAFHAIKAGEGDIFISAGVETVSRFQFGTSDHIPNTKNPLFADGQVRTEEYAQGGKDWHDPREDGLLPDVYIAMGQTAENVARLRGLKREDLDAFGVRSQNLAEKAIADGFWAREITPITLADGTVVSADDGPRAGVTYEALSGLQPVFRPDGVVTAGNCCALNDGAAAVVIMSDTKAAELGLTPLARIVSTGVSGLSPEIMGLGPVEATRNALKYAGMTIDDIDLAEINEAFAAQVLPSAEDLGIPMEKLNINGGAIAVGHPFGMTGARLQNTMLNSLEWHDKTTGLITMCVGGGQGMAMILERI encoded by the coding sequence ATGCCCGAGGCCGTCATTGTTTCTGCTGCTCGTACCCCGATCGGACGGGCCAACAAGGGCTCGCTCAAGGACTTCCGGCCCGACGACCTGACCGCGCTGATCACCCAGGCGGCGCTCGACAAGATCCCGGCGCTGGACCCGAACACCATCGATGACCTCTACCTCGGCTGCGGTCTGCCCGGTGGCGAGGCCGGCAACAACATGGCCCGCATCGTCACCTCGCTGATGGGCTACGAGATCCCCGGCGCGACGATCACCCGCTACTGCTCCTCCTCGGTCCAGACCTCGCGGATGGCCTTCCACGCGATCAAGGCCGGCGAGGGCGACATCTTCATCTCCGCCGGCGTCGAGACCGTGTCGCGATTCCAGTTCGGTACGTCCGACCACATCCCGAACACGAAGAACCCGCTGTTCGCCGACGGCCAGGTGCGCACCGAGGAGTACGCCCAGGGCGGCAAGGACTGGCACGACCCGCGCGAGGACGGCCTGCTCCCCGACGTCTACATCGCCATGGGCCAGACCGCCGAGAACGTCGCACGCCTGCGCGGTCTCAAGCGCGAGGACCTCGACGCGTTCGGCGTCCGCTCGCAGAACCTCGCCGAGAAGGCGATCGCTGACGGCTTCTGGGCCCGCGAGATCACCCCGATCACCCTCGCCGACGGCACCGTGGTCTCCGCCGACGACGGCCCCCGCGCCGGCGTCACCTACGAGGCCCTGTCCGGCCTGCAGCCGGTGTTCCGCCCCGACGGCGTGGTCACCGCCGGCAACTGCTGCGCGCTCAACGACGGTGCGGCCGCGGTCGTCATCATGTCCGACACCAAGGCAGCCGAACTCGGCCTCACGCCGCTGGCACGCATCGTGTCGACCGGCGTCTCCGGCCTCTCCCCCGAGATCATGGGCCTGGGCCCGGTCGAGGCGACCCGCAACGCCCTCAAGTACGCCGGCATGACGATCGACGACATCGACCTCGCCGAGATCAACGAGGCCTTCGCCGCGCAGGTGCTTCCCTCGGCCGAGGACCTCGGTATCCCGATGGAGAAGCTGAACATCAACGGCGGTGCCATTGCCGTGGGCCACCCCTTCGGCATGACCGGTGCCCGCCTGCAGAACACCATGCTGAACTCGCTGGAGTGGCACGACAAGACCACGGGCCTGATCACCATGTGCGTCGGTGGCGGCCAGGGCATGGCGATGATCCTCGAGCGCATTTGA
- a CDS encoding GNAT family N-acetyltransferase, with protein MDVEVRPATVFEDVRTLVGPKRPDANVCWCLSYRIPSKLNNDLKGPERGEFVAGLLADGPLGVMAYDGDEPVGWAAVAPRADTTFATNRKIPHVDDLPVWSLWCIRVRPGHRGRGISHALIKGAIDYARRGGAPALEAYPLDNGAAKVDLTMAYAGLRANFEAAGFRQVGTTTSVLNGHPRVLMRHDLN; from the coding sequence ATGGACGTCGAGGTGCGGCCCGCCACCGTTTTCGAGGACGTACGCACGCTGGTCGGTCCGAAGCGGCCCGATGCCAACGTCTGCTGGTGCCTGAGCTACCGGATCCCCTCGAAGCTCAACAACGACCTCAAGGGACCGGAGCGCGGCGAGTTCGTGGCCGGACTGCTGGCGGACGGCCCCCTCGGAGTCATGGCGTACGACGGCGACGAGCCCGTCGGCTGGGCGGCCGTGGCCCCGCGTGCCGACACGACCTTCGCCACCAACCGCAAGATCCCCCACGTCGACGACCTGCCGGTGTGGTCCCTCTGGTGCATCCGGGTCCGGCCCGGCCACCGCGGTCGCGGCATCTCCCACGCCCTCATCAAGGGCGCCATCGACTACGCCCGCAGAGGCGGGGCTCCGGCACTCGAGGCGTATCCGCTCGACAACGGCGCCGCGAAGGTCGACCTGACGATGGCGTACGCCGGCCTGCGTGCGAACTTCGAAGCAGCCGGATTCCGTCAGGTGGGCACCACGACATCCGTACTGAACGGGCATCCCCGAGTACTGATGCGCCACGACCTAAACTGA
- the ettA gene encoding energy-dependent translational throttle protein EttA has product MAEYVLALRNVRKAHGDKVVLDNVTLSFLHGAKIGVVGPNGMGKSSLLKLMAGLDHPNNGDIVRDPDATVGMLQQEPPLTEGKTVLENVEEAVADIKAKMKRLEDAYMEMGDPDADQDALMLETGDLQTELDNANAWDIDSRLEQAMDALRCPPSDSIVDTLSGGERRRVALCKLLLQQPDLLLLDEPTNHLDAESVQWLEGHLKAYPGAVLAVTHDRYFLDNVAQWIAEVDRGQIHGYEGNYSTYLETKKDRLKVEGAKDAKRAKMLEKELEWVRSNAKARQTKSKSRLARYEELANEADKARKIDAADINIPPGPRLGDVVLEAKKLTKGFEDRVLWDNISFTLPRAGIVGVVGPNGVGKTTLFRMITGGEQPDSGVLTVGQTVKISYVDQSRGGIDPKKNVWEVVSDGLDFIKVANFEMNSRAYVASFGFKGPDQQKKAGVLSGGERNRLNLALTLKQGGNMLLLDEPTNDLDVETLSALEDALLDFPGCAVVTSHDRWFLDRVATHILAWEGTEDSEGEWFWFEGNFQSYEDNKIERLGVEAARPHRVTHRRLTRD; this is encoded by the coding sequence ATGGCGGAATATGTGCTCGCACTGCGTAATGTGCGGAAGGCCCACGGCGACAAGGTCGTCCTCGACAACGTGACGTTGTCCTTCCTGCACGGCGCAAAGATCGGTGTCGTCGGCCCGAACGGCATGGGCAAGTCGTCGCTGTTGAAGTTGATGGCGGGTCTCGACCACCCCAACAACGGCGACATCGTGCGCGACCCCGACGCCACGGTCGGCATGCTCCAGCAGGAGCCGCCGTTGACCGAGGGCAAGACGGTGCTGGAGAACGTCGAAGAGGCGGTCGCCGACATCAAGGCGAAGATGAAGCGCCTCGAGGACGCCTACATGGAGATGGGTGACCCCGACGCCGATCAGGACGCCCTGATGCTCGAGACCGGTGACCTGCAGACCGAACTCGACAACGCCAACGCCTGGGACATCGACAGCCGCCTCGAGCAGGCCATGGACGCGCTGCGCTGCCCGCCGTCCGACTCGATCGTCGACACCCTGTCCGGTGGTGAGCGCCGTCGTGTCGCCCTGTGCAAGCTGCTCCTGCAGCAGCCCGACCTGCTGCTCCTCGACGAGCCCACCAACCACCTCGACGCCGAGTCCGTTCAGTGGCTCGAGGGCCACCTGAAGGCCTACCCGGGCGCCGTCCTCGCCGTCACCCACGACCGGTACTTCCTCGACAACGTCGCGCAGTGGATCGCCGAGGTCGACCGCGGCCAGATCCACGGCTACGAGGGCAACTACTCGACGTACCTCGAGACCAAGAAGGACCGGCTCAAGGTCGAGGGCGCCAAGGACGCCAAGCGCGCCAAGATGCTGGAGAAGGAACTCGAGTGGGTTCGCTCCAACGCCAAGGCCCGCCAGACGAAGTCCAAGTCGCGTCTCGCGCGCTACGAGGAACTCGCCAACGAGGCTGACAAGGCCCGCAAGATCGACGCGGCCGACATCAACATCCCGCCGGGCCCGCGCCTGGGCGACGTCGTACTCGAAGCCAAGAAGCTCACCAAGGGCTTCGAGGACCGCGTCCTGTGGGACAACATCTCCTTCACTCTTCCGCGCGCCGGCATCGTCGGCGTGGTCGGCCCGAACGGCGTCGGCAAGACCACGCTGTTCCGGATGATCACCGGGGGAGAGCAGCCCGACTCGGGCGTCCTCACCGTCGGCCAGACCGTGAAGATCTCCTACGTCGACCAGAGCCGTGGCGGCATCGACCCGAAGAAGAACGTCTGGGAGGTCGTGTCCGACGGCCTGGACTTCATCAAGGTCGCCAACTTCGAGATGAACAGCCGCGCCTACGTCGCGTCGTTCGGCTTCAAGGGTCCGGACCAGCAGAAGAAGGCCGGGGTGCTCTCCGGTGGTGAGCGCAACCGCCTCAACCTCGCGCTGACCCTCAAGCAGGGCGGCAACATGCTGCTTCTCGATGAGCCCACCAACGACCTGGACGTCGAGACCCTGTCGGCCCTCGAAGACGCCCTGCTCGACTTCCCGGGCTGCGCGGTCGTCACCTCGCACGACCGGTGGTTCCTCGACCGCGTCGCCACGCACATCCTTGCCTGGGAAGGCACCGAGGACAGCGAGGGCGAGTGGTTCTGGTTCGAGGGCAACTTCCAGTCCTACGAGGACAACAAGATCGAGCGCCTCGGCGTGGAAGCGGCCCGTCCGCACCGCGTCACGCACCGCCGCCTGACCCGCGACTGA
- a CDS encoding sigma-70 family RNA polymerase sigma factor, translating to MRADDEIVAAAKSGDSAAWRDLYRAHAGRLLLWLEARTAASSDAPEDLAAATWLVAAERIADFNGSTSDFGGWLFGIARNHSANAWRRTGTRTRGLGALAASTDEEHPDPEKSLIADEWVRHALAGLPPRERDVVACLEVLDMDVAETAQALGMTAVAVRVARHRGLKRLRSSVGE from the coding sequence GTGCGCGCCGACGACGAAATCGTCGCCGCTGCCAAGAGCGGCGACTCGGCTGCGTGGCGCGATCTCTATCGCGCCCATGCGGGTCGACTGCTGCTCTGGCTCGAGGCGCGGACCGCCGCCAGTAGCGATGCGCCCGAGGACCTTGCGGCCGCCACCTGGCTGGTCGCCGCCGAACGGATTGCCGACTTCAACGGGAGCACGTCGGACTTCGGCGGATGGTTGTTCGGGATCGCCCGCAATCACTCCGCCAACGCCTGGCGTCGGACCGGTACGCGCACCCGCGGGCTCGGAGCGCTGGCCGCGTCCACCGACGAGGAGCACCCCGACCCCGAGAAGTCGCTGATCGCCGACGAATGGGTGCGGCACGCACTGGCTGGGCTCCCTCCGCGTGAACGGGACGTCGTTGCCTGCCTGGAAGTGCTCGACATGGACGTCGCCGAGACGGCGCAGGCGCTCGGGATGACGGCCGTCGCCGTGCGCGTGGCACGCCACCGTGGACTCAAACGACTGCGATCGAGCGTCGGCGAATAG
- a CDS encoding sigma-70 family RNA polymerase sigma factor — translation MTTDDEVVAAAKQGDSDAWRELYRAHASRLLLWLRTRRSGDESPEDIASSTWLVAAEKIAGFSGTSDDFAGWLFGIARNLAANARRRAARREQITFGDGSADSEPGPETTSSDADWARRLLSTLPERERDVVTCREVLDMDVATTATALDISAVAVRVAHHRGLRRLRNRAVDQETAEPA, via the coding sequence GTGACGACAGACGACGAGGTCGTCGCCGCAGCCAAGCAGGGCGACTCTGATGCGTGGCGTGAGCTCTATCGAGCTCACGCCTCACGTCTGTTGCTCTGGCTCCGAACCCGCCGGTCCGGGGACGAGAGTCCCGAGGACATCGCCTCGAGCACCTGGTTGGTCGCCGCCGAGAAGATCGCCGGCTTCTCCGGCACCAGCGACGACTTCGCCGGATGGCTGTTCGGCATCGCCCGCAACCTGGCGGCGAATGCGCGACGACGCGCTGCCCGGCGTGAACAGATCACCTTCGGCGACGGATCCGCTGACAGCGAGCCCGGACCCGAGACCACCTCCAGCGACGCCGACTGGGCGCGCCGGCTCCTGTCCACCCTCCCGGAGCGAGAGCGCGACGTCGTGACCTGCCGCGAGGTACTCGACATGGACGTGGCCACGACCGCGACGGCGCTCGACATCAGCGCGGTCGCCGTACGAGTGGCCCACCATCGGGGACTCCGACGACTCCGCAATCGGGCGGTCGACCAAGAAACTGCTGAACCGGCGTAA
- a CDS encoding thioesterase family protein, whose product MRHRYECPLRWADLDLLGHINNVKYVDYLQEARGAFLRACLHAAGVERHESDGLIVVRHEVSFLAPMRLGGGTVSIESWVTGIHGGSFTLDHEIFRETPEGERTVYLRARTVVAPFVLATGAPRRMLPEEKAALLPYAESGDRARPVQVSVPRERALHFPVQVRFSDLDIYRHVNNVKYIEYFQEARIVLFKKSREALADFPRISVVVAQTDLEYVAPITLRAQPYDCWSAVTAVGTKSMTIEAEIVDDSDAGARGVLAKSRSVVVFFDPATQRSVVPPDGYREAIMTSLGGI is encoded by the coding sequence GTGCGTCACCGCTATGAGTGCCCCTTGCGTTGGGCCGACCTCGATCTCCTCGGGCACATCAACAACGTGAAGTACGTGGACTACCTCCAGGAGGCCCGCGGGGCATTCCTGCGGGCGTGCCTCCACGCGGCTGGGGTCGAACGCCACGAGAGCGACGGCTTGATCGTCGTGCGGCACGAGGTGTCGTTCCTCGCGCCGATGCGGCTGGGGGGCGGGACGGTCTCCATCGAGTCCTGGGTGACCGGCATTCACGGTGGCAGCTTCACGCTCGATCACGAGATCTTCCGCGAGACCCCCGAGGGGGAGCGGACCGTCTACCTGCGCGCCCGCACGGTGGTCGCGCCCTTCGTCCTGGCGACCGGCGCCCCGCGCCGGATGTTGCCGGAGGAGAAGGCTGCGCTGCTGCCGTACGCCGAGAGCGGCGACCGCGCCCGTCCCGTCCAGGTGTCGGTGCCGCGCGAGCGCGCCCTGCACTTCCCGGTCCAGGTCCGTTTCTCGGACCTGGACATCTACCGTCACGTGAACAACGTGAAGTACATCGAGTACTTCCAGGAAGCACGCATCGTGCTGTTCAAGAAGTCCCGCGAGGCCCTCGCCGACTTCCCGCGGATCAGCGTGGTGGTCGCGCAGACCGACCTGGAGTACGTCGCCCCGATCACCCTGCGCGCCCAGCCCTACGACTGCTGGTCGGCCGTCACTGCCGTCGGTACGAAGTCGATGACCATCGAGGCGGAGATCGTCGACGACTCGGACGCCGGTGCGCGCGGTGTGCTGGCGAAGTCCCGTTCCGTCGTGGTGTTCTTCGATCCGGCGACGCAGCGGTCGGTCGTGCCGCCCGATGGCTACCGCGAGGCGATCATGACCTCGCTCGGCGGCATCTGA
- a CDS encoding TPM domain-containing protein, with translation MTSNGSLSEAERAKLDVTIRHAEQACRAEISVFVGSATGDPRDFATSLHNTLVLPARSVLIMVDTARKAVEIVTGGHVRERLTDDESSQAVTAMTERFAAGDLAGGLNRGIELLGQFAKD, from the coding sequence ATGACCAGCAACGGATCCCTGAGCGAGGCCGAGCGGGCCAAGCTGGACGTCACCATCCGCCACGCCGAGCAGGCGTGCCGTGCCGAGATCTCGGTGTTCGTCGGATCCGCCACCGGTGACCCGCGTGACTTCGCCACGAGCCTGCACAACACGCTCGTGCTGCCGGCCCGCAGCGTCCTGATCATGGTCGACACGGCCCGCAAGGCCGTCGAGATCGTCACCGGCGGTCACGTCCGTGAACGGCTGACCGACGACGAGTCGTCGCAGGCCGTCACCGCGATGACCGAGCGGTTCGCCGCGGGTGATCTCGCCGGTGGGCTCAATCGCGGTATCGAACTGCTCGGTCAGTTCGCGAAGGACTAA